Sequence from the Rutidosis leptorrhynchoides isolate AG116_Rl617_1_P2 chromosome 3, CSIRO_AGI_Rlap_v1, whole genome shotgun sequence genome:
aaatatatggggtgATACatgtaaatttagtggtgtcctatacaatgtatgagatatttttactaaaaaatttcAAACTAGCGGTGTCACGTGACCCCACGGGTCTCTACTTAGATTCGGCTCTGCATGTTAGGCGAGTTTTGGTACGTTTGATCCACGTTTCATTACATTTTTAGCTACCTTATAAATTATAATTCAGCAATTTGACCTACCATCAAAGCAATACAGCCCATAATAGACCCGTAATTGGCATATATTAGATATAGTTGACACTTTGAATTATCAAACACGTATAAGAGAAAAATATactaactttcacagattttttagcaTGTGATTCAGATTCATCACCAGATTCTGATACGTTGTTCTTCTCAGAAGATGTTTGTTCTGAAGTCTTGATCTTTTTTTTCTTTGTTCGATCAGCTTCTTGCGCAGGCCTTTTAAGTTTCTTGAGTTCTTCAGTTTTTTTAAGTTTTGCTTTTGGGACCAATTTCTTTTTCGGTTTTACTTGAGAATCTAATTTATCACTTCCAAAATCAACGCCAGTCTTGTTTGGAGCCTCATTTTCAGAATTTAAAATCTGTAGATGAAGTAAAAACGTAAGTACGCCTTAGTGACAAACAAACTTTCCAAAACAACAAAACAAACGACATCAAATAGGTCATCTTACCTCGTCTAATTGcttacttattagttttttaaaCGAATCAAGAGAAAACTTATCGAGTTTAAGTTCTTCCTCCACAATTCGACGGACACTCGCCATTGTAAGTTCCCTGAAAAAATAAATAGTATTTCAAAGATAATATAATATTTCTTGTttgaaaatgaattaaaatgtcaaTTATTTGAGCTACACTTTAGGGCAAATTTTAACACATGAcccattttcttttcaagtaagttTGACCAATCAAATAAAGTATAACCTCATCAGTCCGTTCATAAGTAAAAATGGGTTGCTTCAATAACTAAGTTACGTACTCAGATTTCGATCTAAAATAAGTTGCTTTGTTCCAAAGGGCGTCCTTTATCATGACCTCGGTAGGTATTTTGTCCACTGCAGCCCCTGAATTTTCAGACTTTACAGATTTGGCTATTTCATTTTCTGACAAAAGTTCCATTTGAGATGAGTTTTCAACTTTTGCAACGTCTTCTGTTACCGGTTGCTCTTTAAGTTGCTCATCCTCTTcaactttgacttcttttgactttTTTTGTTCTGAACCCTTGGAGACATTGTCATCATCTTCGGTACCACTCAAGTACTAGCAAGGCATTGAGAATAATATACAAATGAGGTGTCAAACGCTACATTTAATGAATtaaaaagctttttaaactttaccAATCTTAGATAAATTTATAACTGAGTCATCATAATCATAACCCTAACAAAAAGTACTTTTATATGCATCAACAAGAAAAGGTACCTTCTCCAACAATTGTTTAACATATTTCTTATGTACATCCAATGCATATGTATCTAAACCCAAGTCTTGCTCCAGTAATCTTCTAACTCCCACAAAAGATACTGACCTGCTTAATGAAAACAGAACGTAAATATCAAATATATTTCATGGTTATCACAGCTGAAAATTTTATAAAAGACAAATGAGAAACTATAAAGCAAAGGCACACATGCACAAACAATTTCATAAGTGTGTTATTTGACAATTACATAGCTCGATTGTAAGACTTAAAAGTATTTTAGGATTTTAAAAGAACTATATCATCCAGAAAAATTTAGTTGACATCATAAACAATATTTGAAACAAATGGCATACTTTTGAAACAAATGGCCACAGTGATACAAGTTAAGTAATTACGGGTGATGTCCATCTATAGTAACCCTAAATACAAGTTGAAGGACTGGTGACCCATATGATACACTCGACCAACTTGCGCTATAtcctttttgagttttttttttttttttttaacaatcccATTCCTATTTAAAGAGAACGAAATTTTTAACTTTATTTAGCATACATTTATAAACGTGTATAGGTCACATAGTTAAGTAAATTTCAACATAATAGTGACGATGAATGTAAATATAAGTAAACACAGTTGCAACTACAATGAAAAAAATACAGAGATGGTGTTTAGTTTATGTAGAGAAGCTGTGTACGGTCTGATAACAAAGCGGAACGTGGATGTGTATTATTACTTTCTTTTAAGGCCAATGGCCCTTTGGTTGTATCATTACTTAAAAAGATTGTTTGGTAGCGAATTGGATATGGGTATCAATCCAACAATTACCTTACCATGGAATATGAAAGCACCGACCTTTAGTCTTTACCTTTTAATATCACTTGTACAAAAACAAATGAGTAATCCCAATTTTTCTGATTGTCTAGAATAAAAAATCCACAAAAGAATATTGTTACAGTGTGTTTGGTGATGTGGCTTGAAGAAGCACAAACAGCAGCAAGAAAACATTCACGAAACAGCTGGCAAAACTTATCTTTTTAACCAAGGAATCGAAACTTAAACCCATTTTAGAGAACCCTAAACCTACCAACCAAACATACCCCATCCCCAATTAAGTATA
This genomic interval carries:
- the LOC139902950 gene encoding uncharacterized protein isoform X1; the protein is MKEDQTSIESQIQQAMRARSQHFRDQAESVSFVGVRRLLEQDLGLDTYALDVHKKYVKQLLEKYLSGTEDDDNVSKGSEQKKSKEVKVEEDEQLKEQPVTEDVAKVENSSQMELLSENEIAKSVKSENSGAAVDKIPTEVMIKDALWNKATYFRSKSEELTMASVRRIVEEELKLDKFSLDSFKKLISKQLDEILNSENEAPNKTGVDFGSDKLDSQVKPKKKLVPKAKLKKTEELKKLKRPAQEADRTKKKKIKTSEQTSSEKNNVSESGDESESHAKKSVKVSIFFSYTCLIIQSVNYI
- the LOC139902950 gene encoding uncharacterized protein isoform X2, giving the protein MKEDQTSIESQIQQAMRARSQHFRDQAESVSFVGVRRLLEQDLGLDTYALDVHKKYVKQLLEKYLSGTEDDDNVSKGSEQKKSKEVKVEEDEQLKEQPVTEDVAKVENSSQMELLSENEIAKSVKSENSGAAVDKIPTEVMIKDALWNKATYFRSKSEELTMASVRRIVEEELKLDKFSLDSFKKLISKQLDEILNSENEAPNKTGVDFGSDKLDSQVKPKKKLVPKAKLKKTEELKKLKRPAQEADRTKKKKIKTSEQTSSEKNNVSESGDESESHAKKSVKGLQVYQ